The following are encoded in a window of Clostridia bacterium genomic DNA:
- a CDS encoding TetR/AcrR family transcriptional regulator produces the protein MQYLKEEVRNRILASAKQEFLEQGYKNASIRNIAELAKTSLGNIYRYFIDKEALFLAVTNNLIEAGVVLFETNFSLSEQDLAVFPDKVLDYVLAYRQELAIVKSGLKEHFDSYIEALIEVTAKKFSLSMQRIYPQVATNFGRDFYYNMSASFLFGLRTVIDCDKHRAEKKQGLRELIWFFFSNIDKRFNFFEALD, from the coding sequence ATGCAGTATTTAAAGGAAGAGGTAAGAAACCGTATTCTTGCTTCGGCAAAACAAGAATTTTTAGAGCAGGGCTACAAAAACGCCTCTATTCGTAACATTGCCGAACTTGCGAAAACATCGCTAGGCAATATTTACAGATATTTTATTGATAAGGAAGCTCTTTTTTTGGCGGTTACTAATAATTTGATAGAAGCCGGCGTTGTGCTATTTGAAACTAACTTTTCGCTCAGCGAGCAAGACTTAGCGGTTTTTCCCGACAAAGTGCTTGACTATGTCTTAGCTTATAGACAAGAGCTTGCAATAGTAAAGAGCGGACTTAAAGAACATTTTGACAGTTACATAGAGGCTTTAATAGAGGTTACGGCAAAGAAATTTTCGCTTAGTATGCAACGCATATATCCCCAAGTCGCCACTAATTTTGGACGAGATTTTTATTATAATATGTCGGCTAGCTTTTTATTTGGACTTCGCACAGTAATAGATTGCGACAAACACCGAGCCGAAAAGAAACAAGGGCTAAGGGAACTTATTTGGTTCTTTTTCTCTAACATTGACAAGAGGTTTAATTTTTTTGAAGCCCTAGACTAG
- the spo0A gene encoding sporulation transcription factor Spo0A: MKTRVGFVGNVAIANQFKDSEFIEVVYNVDDGANAVELQQQTNAEVVVTDIMIPGMDGFTLLTQLGQLTPAPRRLVLTELKSEVFVLKAYELGVSQYLLRPYNTQALIDAIKRPSAKARSSMGKNDLFKTLDEKLSNIFISVGIPAHIKGYQFLREGIKLAVDNPSIINTITKGLYPTIATRFETSSSKVERAIRHAIEVAWNRGRIENINSLFGVKVYSSNEKPTNGEFIALLADKMLLECAY, translated from the coding sequence ATGAAAACAAGAGTTGGTTTTGTGGGAAACGTCGCTATTGCCAATCAGTTTAAAGACAGCGAATTTATCGAAGTCGTTTATAATGTAGATGATGGCGCAAACGCAGTCGAATTGCAACAACAGACAAATGCCGAAGTTGTTGTGACGGACATTATGATACCGGGTATGGACGGCTTTACTCTGCTTACTCAATTAGGTCAGTTAACGCCTGCGCCTAGACGCTTAGTTCTAACCGAGTTAAAAAGCGAAGTCTTTGTGCTTAAAGCGTATGAGCTTGGGGTAAGCCAATATCTGCTTAGGCCTTATAATACACAAGCCTTAATCGATGCGATTAAAAGGCCGTCAGCTAAGGCGAGAAGCAGTATGGGGAAAAATGATTTATTCAAAACCTTAGACGAAAAACTTAGCAATATATTTATATCGGTAGGCATACCTGCGCACATTAAGGGTTATCAATTTTTGCGAGAAGGCATTAAACTCGCAGTTGATAACCCTTCTATTATTAATACAATTACTAAGGGGCTTTATCCAACTATCGCTACAAGATTTGAAACTTCTTCGTCAAAGGTCGAAAGAGCCATAAGACACGCTATTGAAGTAGCTTGGAACAGGGGAAGAATTGAGAATATCAATAGTCTTTTTGGAGTAAAGGTATATTCAAGCAACGAAAAACCTACTAACGGCGAGTTTATAGCCTTACTTGCCGACAAAATGTTACTCGAATGCGCCTATTGA